From the Arctopsyche grandis isolate Sample6627 chromosome 11, ASM5162203v2, whole genome shotgun sequence genome, one window contains:
- the LOC143918956 gene encoding solute carrier family 35 member F3: protein MSREPEVSAIFNPRRARAPSVVVSDADARHNGPFANIAQIHHADSVASSQHDASDCQTDIPEPHGSNGGIVHQFQLCRKSCCSELAQKMYFGICVTVLLTASWVGSTHCIKYLYLRLITSRSLGITEKNQSVYNSNIHTLHYSPYNAPFFTTWFCTNFSILFFPIYIIGRMIRNKCDSPNEIISESLRNFREKGFTAARFLTRCSLFCLLWVATTYMYLHSLRILLATDAMALFATNVSCVYLLSWVILHEQFVGVRIVAVILCDTGIALLAYMDGITSSPTLGGVVLAASAAAGYAVYKVLFRKVIGDATYGQVSLFFSMMGIINASLMWPLCLTLYLTGVETLSWERLSWPILLAASGMFLAFNLLSHFGKAVTYELFITLGLITAVPVSAALDVVLYGAHFAGMKLAGMILIAVGFFLVMFPDNWPDYITRLLRNIIMLSHSARPAFFHHRDIHLPTQDPFPS, encoded by the exons ATGTCTCGGGAGCCCGAGGTGTCAGCCATCTTCAACCCGAGGAGGGCGCGCGCCCCCTCCGTGGTGGTGAGCGACGCAGACGCCAGGCACAATGGACCCTTCGCCAACATCGCGCAGATTCACCACGCTGACTCCG TGGCTAGTAGTCAGCATGATGCTAGTGATTGTCAGACGGATATTCCTGAGCCACACGGGTCAAACGGTGGCATCGTGCATCAATTTCAATTGTGTAGGAAATCGTGCTGTTCAGAATTGGCTCAAAAG ATGTATTTTGGTATTTGTGTAACAGTATTATTAACAGCATCGTGGGTTGGCTCTACACATTGTATCAAATACTTATATTTACGCTTAATTACATCGCGAAGTTTGGGAATCACCGAAAAGAACCAATCCGTATACAATAGCAATATACATACGTTGCATTAT AGTCCGTATAATGCACCCTTCTTTACGACTTGGTTTTGCACAAACTTTAGTATACTATTTTTTCCAATATACATTATTGGACGGATGATCAGAAACAAATGCGATTCTCCGAATGAAATTATATCGGAGAGTCTTAGAAATTTTCGAGAGAAGGGATTCACAGCTG CACGTTTCCTCACACGATGCAGTCTGTTTTGTTTACTGTGGGTTGCCACAACGTATATGTATCTTCATTCATTGAGAATACTTTTAGCGACAGATGCAATGGCACTGTTTGCTACAAACGTATCTTGCGTATATTTGCTGTCGTGGGTCATATTGCACGAACAGTTTGTCGGAGTGCGG ATTGTAGCTGTGATATTGTGCGATACAGGAATAGCACTATTAGCATATATGGACGGAATTACCAGCAGTCCTACCTTAGGAGGAGTCGTATTAGCAGCATCAGCTGCCGCTGGTTATGctgtatataaa gtTTTATTTCGAAAAGTCATCGGTGATGCTACATATGGACAAGTGTCGTTGTTCTTCTCCATGATGGGGATAATAAATGCTTCGTTAATGTGGCCGTTGTGTCTCACTCTTTATTTGACTGGTGTAGAGACTTTGTCGTGGGAAAGACTGTCGTGGCCTATTTTACTTGCGGCGAGTGGTATGTTTTTAG CTTTCAATCTATTGAGTCATTTTGGGAAAGCGGTAACATACGAACTCTTTATAACCCTGGGATTAATAACTGCCGTTCCTGTTTCAGCCG CTCTAGATGTGGTGCTTTATGGAGCTCATTTTGCTGGAATGAAGTTAGCGGGAATGATACTGATCGCAGTGGGCTTCTTTCTCGTTATGTTTCCGGACAATTGGCCCGATTATATTACAAGACTTTTAAG AAACATCATCATGTTGAGTCACAGTGCGAG GCCAGCATTCTTTCATCACCGAGATATACATCTACCCACACAGGACCCGTTTCCAAGCTAG